Proteins found in one Hevea brasiliensis isolate MT/VB/25A 57/8 chromosome 18, ASM3005281v1, whole genome shotgun sequence genomic segment:
- the LOC110658501 gene encoding probable adenylate kinase 7, mitochondrial: protein MAGLSRLGLATASPALHRLGMLASTRAYGSAAAVQYDYDYDFDDDHSVEVGSRKLNRDSCVPEPRLDSAASSDWGRGVQWVLIGDPGAQKHVYAEKLSKLLQVPHISMGTLLRQELNPSSSLYKQIANAVNGGNLVPEEIIFGLLSKRLEEGYCRGETGFILDGIPRTRIQAEILDQIADIDLVVNFKCTKDNLVKRDFLTFDSMSSVTDAGSALKEKFRIYAEQGKALEDYYRKQTKLVDFQVAGAPGETWQGLLATLHLKHLGAVNSSQKLTA, encoded by the exons ATGGCTGGACTGAGCCGACTGGGATTAGCCACAGCGTCCCCTGCTCTCCACCGCCTCGGAATGCTTGCTAGCACCCGTGCTTATGGATCGGCTGCTGCGGTTCAATACGACTATGATTACGACTTCGACGACGATCATTCGGTGGAAGTAGGAAGCAGAAAGCTGAATCGGGATTCGTGCGTGCCGGAGCCGAGGCTAGACTCCGCGGCGTCGTCGGACTGGGGGCGAGGAGTGCAGTGGGTGTTGATAGGGGACCCAGGAGCTCAAAAACACGTGTACGCAGAAAAGCTTTCGAAGCTTCTACAAGTTCCTCACATTTCCATGGGTACCCTCCTTCGGCAAGAGCTTAACCCTAGCTCTTCTCTCTACAAACAG ATTGCAAATGCTGTGAATGGAGGCAATCTGGTACCAGaagaaataatttttgggttgctgTCCAAGAGGCTTGAAGAAGGTTACTGCAGAGGCGAAACTGGCTTCATTTTGGATGGCATTCCTCGAACAAGAATTCAAGCT GAAattcttgatcaaattgctgatatTGATCTAGTTGTGAATTTTAAATGTACTAAAGACAACTTGGTGAAGAGGGATTTTCTTACCTTTGACTCTATGTCCTCTGTGACTGATGCTGGAAGTGCCTTGAAGGAAAAGTTCCGTATATATGCAGAACAG gGTAAGGCATTGGAAGATTACTATAGGAAACAAACGAAACTGGTTGACTTTCAAGTGGCAGGTGCACCTGGAGAAACTTGGCAAGGCTTGTTGGCCACATTACACCTCAAGCATTTGGGTGCTGTTAATTCTTCACAGAAACTGACTGCTTGA
- the LOC110658503 gene encoding chlorophyll a-b binding protein 7, chloroplastic — MALLLQPHASISSISSSSSTFFAQRSKFLAPKPQKILFKRVTSDSSSPCKASWQELAGVLVFSAIPFTAVKAIANSPLGESLQRRMEEKKKVAIQESSNFQALAAKARKESLWYGEERPRWLGPIPYDYPAYLTGELPGDYGFDVAGLSKDSVAFQRYFNFEILHARWAMLAALGALVPELLDISGAFHFIEPVWWRVGYSKLKGDTLDYLGIPGLHLAGSQGVFVIAICQALLMVGPEYARYCGIQALEPLGIYLPGDINYPGGALFDPLSLSSDPVAFEELKVKEIKNGRLAMVAWLGFYAQAALTGKGPVQNLLEHISDPFHNNLFSVLKLM; from the exons ATGGCTCTGCTGCTCCAGCCACATGCTTCAATTTCTTCtatctcatcttcttcttcaactttCTTCGCGCAACGCTCGAAGTTCTTGGCCCCAAAACCTCAAAaaattctcttcaaaagagtcaCCAGCGACTCTTCATCACCCTGCAAAGCATCATGGCAAGAG CTTGCTGGAGTTCTTGTGTTCTCGGCGATTCCTTTCACGGCGGTGAAAGCCATTGCCAATAGCCCCCTGGGTGAGTCGCTTCAGCGTCGAATGGAGGAGAAGAAGAAAGTTGCAATCCAGGAATCTTCCAATTTCCAGGCTTTAGCCGCAAAAGCCCGTAAAGAGAG CTTGTGGTATGGAGAAGAGCGTCCTCGCTGGCTTGGTCCTATTCCATATGACTACCCTGCATATCTTACTGGAGAACTACCTGGGGATTATGGCTTTGATGTTGCAGGTCTGAGCAAGGATTCTGTGGCTTTTCAGAGATACTTTAA TTTTGAAATACTTCATGCTCGTTGGGCTATGCTTGCTGCCCTTGGTGCTCTGGTTCCAGAATTACTGGATATATCAGGCGCCTTTCACTTCATTGAACCTGTCTGGTGGCGAGTTGGCTATTCAAAGCTTAAG GGAGATACATTGGACTACCTTGGCATCCCTGGACTCCACTTAGCTGGAAGCCAAGGAGTGTTTGTCATTGCTATTTGCCAAGCCCTCTTAATG GTTGGACCAGAATATGCAAGATATTGCGGGATTCAGGCATTGGAGCCTTTGGGAATTTACTTGCCAGGTGATATCAATTATCCAGGAGGGGCACTTTTTGATCCCTTGAGCCTCTCCAGCGATCCAGTAGCTTTTGAGGAGCTGAAggtgaaagaaattaaaaatggGCGCTTAGCAATGGTTGCATGGTTAGGCTTTTATGCGCAAGCAGCTTTGACTGGTAAAGGTCCAGTTCAGAATCTTCTCGAGCACATATCAGATCCATTTCACAACAATCTGTTTTCTGTGCTCAAGTTGATGTAA
- the LOC110658502 gene encoding UPF0481 protein At3g47200 translates to MGEGGKYHNTASSSTGGNHITINIDSLASSFKEMMSQNLTMSDKCCIFRIPHILQRHNEKAYVPNAFSIGPWNHYKPKLKPTEKVKLKYLHGLLSKAPCSETMLKEFVRAIWEIEKDARACYAGPVDVKPDEFVKILVLDGCFIIELFRKDDDEMRREDDDPIFNMSCMLQFLHHDLILLENQIPWLVLEKLFNMTKEPGSKSLTQLALKFFHNIFSFTPPPIVQPFHEQQHILDLLRNWLVLSSGKAEDGKLGWQPIPSATNLVEAGIKFRMGKAKSILDIKFTDGVLEIPSLLIQETTEVIIRNLISYEQCCPKCSTRITSYAILLDNLINTAKDMDILTDNGIIDNWLNPEDATQFFNKLYHDAYVKKYYYLDLCEKVNEYCHRRWPRWRAMFMRNYFGTPWAIASQIVAATFLILTVLQTLFTIIK, encoded by the coding sequence ATGGGAGAGGGTGGAAAATATCATAATACAGCTTCCTCTTCAACAGGAGGAAATCACATTACAATTAATATTGATTCATTGGCCTCTTCCTTTAAAGAGATGATGTCCCAAAATTTAACAATGTCTGATAAGTGCTGCATCTTCAGAATCCCCCACATACTCCAAAGGCACAATGAGAAGGCATATGTTCCCAATGCATTTTCAATCGGGCCCTGGAACCATTACAAACCAAAGCTGAAACCCACAGAGAAAGTTAAGCTCAAGTATCTACATGGCCTCCTCTCCAAAGCACCATGCAGTGAGACGATGTTGAAGGAGTTCGTCAGAGCCATCTGGGAAATTGAGAAAGATGCTCGTGCCTGTTATGCCGGACCTGTAGATGTCAAACCTGATGAGTTCGTCAAGATTTTGGTACTCGACGGTTGCTTCATCATTGAACTGTTCCGAAAGGATGACGATGAGATGCGTAGGGAAGATGATGACCCAATTTTTAATATGTCTTGTATGCTTCAGTTTCTGCACCATGACTTGATCTTGCTAGAAAACCAAATACCTTGGCTTGTGCTTGAAAAATTGTTCAACATGACCAAGGAACCTGGAAGCAAGTCCCTTACTCAGCTTGCCCTTAAATTCTTCCACAACATTTTTTCATTCACACCACCTCCAATAGTTCAACCTTTCCATGAACAACAGCATATACTTGATCTCCTAAGAAATTGGTTGGTTTTGTCCTCTGGAAAAGCAGAAGATGGAAAGCTCGGATGGCAACCTATTCCTTCTGCAACAAATCTTGTAGAAGCTGGCATCAAGTTCAGAATGGGAAAGGCAAAAAGCATCCTGGATATAAAATTCACCGACGGTGTCCTGGAAATCCCATCGCTGCTAATTCAGGAGACAACAGAAGTTATCATTCGAAACCTGATTAGCTATGAGCAGTGTTGTCCTAAATGCTCAACAAGAATCACCTCATATGCCATACTCCTAGACAACCTCATCAACACAGCCAAAGACATGGATATTCTCACAGATAATGGGATTATCGATAATTGGTTGAATCCAGAGGATGCAACCCAGTTCTTCAACAAGCTTTACCATGATGCCTATGTGAAGAAGTACTACTACTTGGATCTCTGCGAGAAAGTGAATGAGTATTGCCATCGGAGGTGGCCCAGATGGCGAGCTATGTTTATGAGGAACTATTTTGGGACCCCATGGGCTATTGCTTCTCAAATTGTGGCTGCCACCTTCCTGATTCTCACCGTTTTGCAGACCTTATTTACCATAATTAAGTAG
- the LOC110658505 gene encoding UPF0481 protein At3g47200 isoform X2 yields the protein MRDIENFMSLDLSTSMTGCIFKIPDIPRSQNENSYVPITFSIGPWHYSNPKLRAYDKLKTRYLRDLISKDRNPLATWKQLELSKAELFSVKVNGKKVQECYSSHVDQGYDGCDLLLDGCFIIELLLKFQDQNRRDPDDPVFSYMLHFLYHDLILLENQIPWFVLEDIFVRTCGNNGKPLIWHVSALLKRIFPSAFVPTGGNPPSQQPKHILDLLRLWLVFPIEEAKGQNTVVQVDDIETNGGWKPIPPATVLRKAGVKIKRKLEAKSILQVTFQNGYLEIPCLEFRQGTEDIFRNLVCLEQCLTNCPHGITSYVTLMGCLINTAMDFNLLREAGIFDNWMNPEDVTNFFNKAIYPGAYVKDYYYLELSEQVNEYCKRSWPRLRAIYRNEFTTPWAIISQVVAGFLFILALLQTLFTIMK from the exons ATGAG GGATATTGAAAATTTCATGAGCCTAGATTTGTCAACATCAATGACAGGATGCATCTTCAAAATCCCTGACATTCCTCGTAGCCAAAATGAAAACTCCTATGTTCCCATAACATTCTCAATTGGGCCCTGGCATTACAGCAATCCAAAACTGCGTGCCTATGATAAATTGAAAACACGGTATCTGCGAGACCTCATTTCTAAAGACAGGAACCCACTGGCTACATGGAAGCAGTTGGAGTTGTCTAAAGCTGAATTGTTCTCAGTTAAGGTTAATGGGAAGAAGGTTCAGGAGTGTTATTCCAGCCATGTGGATCAGGGTTATGATGGTTGTGATCTTTTACTTGATGGTTGCTTTATCATCGAATTGCTCCTTAAGTTCCAGGATCAGAACCGTAGGGATCCTGATGACCCGGTTTTCTCTTATATGCTCCATTTTCTATACCATGACTTGATATTGCTAGAAAACCAAATACCTTGGTTTGTGCTTGAAGATATTTTTGTTAGGACATGTGGGAACAATGGAAAGCCACTTATTTGGCATGTTAGTGCACTTCTTAAACGAATTTTCCCAAGTGCATTTGTGCCAACTGGGGGAAATCCACCCAGCCAACAGCCCAAGCATATTCTTGATCTCTTAAGGTTATGGCTGGTTTTTCCAATTGAAGAAGCAAAAGGGCAAAATACAGTTGTGCAAGTAGATGACATAGAAACAAATGGGGGATGGAAACCCATTCCTCCTGCAACAGTTCTTCGGAAAGCTGGAgtcaaaatcaaaagaaaattagAGGCTAAGAGCATTTTGCAGGTAACATTTCAAAATGGCTATTTGGAAATCCCATGTCTTGAATTTCGACAAGGGACCGAAGATATCTTTCGGAATTTAGTCTGCTTGGAGCAGTGTTTGACCAACTGCCCCCATGGAATCACTTCTTATGTGACACTTATGGGATGCCTCATCAACACTGCCATGGACTTCAATTTACTCCGTGAGGCTGGAATCTTTGATAACTGGATGAATCCTGAGGATGTCACCAATTTCTTCAATAAGGCAATCTACCCTGGTGCTTATGTCAAGGATTACTACTATCTTGAGCTTAGCGAGCAAGTGAATGAGTATTGCAAACGCAGCTGGCCTAGGTTGCGGGCAATTTATCGCAATGAATTCACCACTCCATGGGCGATCATCTCACAGGTTGTTGCAGGCTTCCTCTTCATTTTGGCCCTGCTGCAGACATTGTTTACCATCATGAAATAA
- the LOC110658505 gene encoding UPF0481 protein At3g47200 isoform X1: MEITIDNTYRNRILRLVNTDVNSRDIENFMSLDLSTSMTGCIFKIPDIPRSQNENSYVPITFSIGPWHYSNPKLRAYDKLKTRYLRDLISKDRNPLATWKQLELSKAELFSVKVNGKKVQECYSSHVDQGYDGCDLLLDGCFIIELLLKFQDQNRRDPDDPVFSYMLHFLYHDLILLENQIPWFVLEDIFVRTCGNNGKPLIWHVSALLKRIFPSAFVPTGGNPPSQQPKHILDLLRLWLVFPIEEAKGQNTVVQVDDIETNGGWKPIPPATVLRKAGVKIKRKLEAKSILQVTFQNGYLEIPCLEFRQGTEDIFRNLVCLEQCLTNCPHGITSYVTLMGCLINTAMDFNLLREAGIFDNWMNPEDVTNFFNKAIYPGAYVKDYYYLELSEQVNEYCKRSWPRLRAIYRNEFTTPWAIISQVVAGFLFILALLQTLFTIMK, encoded by the coding sequence ATGGAAATTACAATTGACAACACGTATCGAAATCGCATCTTGCGCTTGGTCAACACTGATGTGAACTCCAGGGATATTGAAAATTTCATGAGCCTAGATTTGTCAACATCAATGACAGGATGCATCTTCAAAATCCCTGACATTCCTCGTAGCCAAAATGAAAACTCCTATGTTCCCATAACATTCTCAATTGGGCCCTGGCATTACAGCAATCCAAAACTGCGTGCCTATGATAAATTGAAAACACGGTATCTGCGAGACCTCATTTCTAAAGACAGGAACCCACTGGCTACATGGAAGCAGTTGGAGTTGTCTAAAGCTGAATTGTTCTCAGTTAAGGTTAATGGGAAGAAGGTTCAGGAGTGTTATTCCAGCCATGTGGATCAGGGTTATGATGGTTGTGATCTTTTACTTGATGGTTGCTTTATCATCGAATTGCTCCTTAAGTTCCAGGATCAGAACCGTAGGGATCCTGATGACCCGGTTTTCTCTTATATGCTCCATTTTCTATACCATGACTTGATATTGCTAGAAAACCAAATACCTTGGTTTGTGCTTGAAGATATTTTTGTTAGGACATGTGGGAACAATGGAAAGCCACTTATTTGGCATGTTAGTGCACTTCTTAAACGAATTTTCCCAAGTGCATTTGTGCCAACTGGGGGAAATCCACCCAGCCAACAGCCCAAGCATATTCTTGATCTCTTAAGGTTATGGCTGGTTTTTCCAATTGAAGAAGCAAAAGGGCAAAATACAGTTGTGCAAGTAGATGACATAGAAACAAATGGGGGATGGAAACCCATTCCTCCTGCAACAGTTCTTCGGAAAGCTGGAgtcaaaatcaaaagaaaattagAGGCTAAGAGCATTTTGCAGGTAACATTTCAAAATGGCTATTTGGAAATCCCATGTCTTGAATTTCGACAAGGGACCGAAGATATCTTTCGGAATTTAGTCTGCTTGGAGCAGTGTTTGACCAACTGCCCCCATGGAATCACTTCTTATGTGACACTTATGGGATGCCTCATCAACACTGCCATGGACTTCAATTTACTCCGTGAGGCTGGAATCTTTGATAACTGGATGAATCCTGAGGATGTCACCAATTTCTTCAATAAGGCAATCTACCCTGGTGCTTATGTCAAGGATTACTACTATCTTGAGCTTAGCGAGCAAGTGAATGAGTATTGCAAACGCAGCTGGCCTAGGTTGCGGGCAATTTATCGCAATGAATTCACCACTCCATGGGCGATCATCTCACAGGTTGTTGCAGGCTTCCTCTTCATTTTGGCCCTGCTGCAGACATTGTTTACCATCATGAAATAA
- the LOC110658505 gene encoding UPF0481 protein At3g47200 isoform X3 yields the protein MSLDLSTSMTGCIFKIPDIPRSQNENSYVPITFSIGPWHYSNPKLRAYDKLKTRYLRDLISKDRNPLATWKQLELSKAELFSVKVNGKKVQECYSSHVDQGYDGCDLLLDGCFIIELLLKFQDQNRRDPDDPVFSYMLHFLYHDLILLENQIPWFVLEDIFVRTCGNNGKPLIWHVSALLKRIFPSAFVPTGGNPPSQQPKHILDLLRLWLVFPIEEAKGQNTVVQVDDIETNGGWKPIPPATVLRKAGVKIKRKLEAKSILQVTFQNGYLEIPCLEFRQGTEDIFRNLVCLEQCLTNCPHGITSYVTLMGCLINTAMDFNLLREAGIFDNWMNPEDVTNFFNKAIYPGAYVKDYYYLELSEQVNEYCKRSWPRLRAIYRNEFTTPWAIISQVVAGFLFILALLQTLFTIMK from the coding sequence ATGAGCCTAGATTTGTCAACATCAATGACAGGATGCATCTTCAAAATCCCTGACATTCCTCGTAGCCAAAATGAAAACTCCTATGTTCCCATAACATTCTCAATTGGGCCCTGGCATTACAGCAATCCAAAACTGCGTGCCTATGATAAATTGAAAACACGGTATCTGCGAGACCTCATTTCTAAAGACAGGAACCCACTGGCTACATGGAAGCAGTTGGAGTTGTCTAAAGCTGAATTGTTCTCAGTTAAGGTTAATGGGAAGAAGGTTCAGGAGTGTTATTCCAGCCATGTGGATCAGGGTTATGATGGTTGTGATCTTTTACTTGATGGTTGCTTTATCATCGAATTGCTCCTTAAGTTCCAGGATCAGAACCGTAGGGATCCTGATGACCCGGTTTTCTCTTATATGCTCCATTTTCTATACCATGACTTGATATTGCTAGAAAACCAAATACCTTGGTTTGTGCTTGAAGATATTTTTGTTAGGACATGTGGGAACAATGGAAAGCCACTTATTTGGCATGTTAGTGCACTTCTTAAACGAATTTTCCCAAGTGCATTTGTGCCAACTGGGGGAAATCCACCCAGCCAACAGCCCAAGCATATTCTTGATCTCTTAAGGTTATGGCTGGTTTTTCCAATTGAAGAAGCAAAAGGGCAAAATACAGTTGTGCAAGTAGATGACATAGAAACAAATGGGGGATGGAAACCCATTCCTCCTGCAACAGTTCTTCGGAAAGCTGGAgtcaaaatcaaaagaaaattagAGGCTAAGAGCATTTTGCAGGTAACATTTCAAAATGGCTATTTGGAAATCCCATGTCTTGAATTTCGACAAGGGACCGAAGATATCTTTCGGAATTTAGTCTGCTTGGAGCAGTGTTTGACCAACTGCCCCCATGGAATCACTTCTTATGTGACACTTATGGGATGCCTCATCAACACTGCCATGGACTTCAATTTACTCCGTGAGGCTGGAATCTTTGATAACTGGATGAATCCTGAGGATGTCACCAATTTCTTCAATAAGGCAATCTACCCTGGTGCTTATGTCAAGGATTACTACTATCTTGAGCTTAGCGAGCAAGTGAATGAGTATTGCAAACGCAGCTGGCCTAGGTTGCGGGCAATTTATCGCAATGAATTCACCACTCCATGGGCGATCATCTCACAGGTTGTTGCAGGCTTCCTCTTCATTTTGGCCCTGCTGCAGACATTGTTTACCATCATGAAATAA
- the LOC110658506 gene encoding UPF0481 protein At3g47200 produces the protein MAENVAINIEEIAAFLENVVSDDLYMSPNCCIFETPKILSRHNTKAYVPNAFAIGPLHHGQENLKRTEKIKFKYLRGLISRAQNPEKRMREFIGEIMKIEDKVRLCYAGQVTYKREEFVKMLVVDGCFLIELFRKDGGMVHRDQDDPIFNMSCLLQFLYHDLILLENQIPWLVLDCLFDMTSDDNDTKPLVQLAIEFFANMFSSTPSPVDPNQLAESKHILDLLRNWLVAPIIQCKDSLESSEWQTFPSATEIAESGIKFKKLEGATSILDIRFTNGVLEIPNLLIQETTETIFRNLISYEQCSPECSPIITCYAIVLDNLINTTKDVQILCKKETIDSWLNPEDATQFFSKLYLDAYVKKFYYLGLCKEVHKYRQRRWPRWRTAYMHNYFGTAWAIASQIVAAIILILTFLQTLFSIIK, from the coding sequence ATGGCAGAGAATGTAGCAATTAATATAGAAGAAATAGCAGCTTTCTTAGAAAATGTAGTTTCTGATGATTTATACATGTCTCCTAATTGTTGCATCTTCGAAACGCCTAAAATACTCTCCAGGCATAATACAAAAGCTTACGTTCCCAATGCGTTTGCCATTGGGCCATTACACCATGGCCAAGAAAATCTTAAACGTACTGAGAAAATTAAATTCAAGTATTTGCGAGGCCTCATCTCTAGAGCACAAAATCCGGAGAAAAGAATGAGGGAATTCATCGGAGAAATCATGAAAATTGAAGACAAGGTTCGTCTGTGTTATGCTGGACAAGTAACTTATAAACGGGAAGAATTTGTGAAAATGTTGGTTGTTGATGGTTGCTTCCTTATTGAGCTCTTTCGTAAAGATGGCGGAATGGTGCATCGAGACCAAGATGACCCAATATTCAACATGTCTTGCTTGCTTCAATTTCTGTATCATGACTTGATTTTGCTAGAAAATCAAATACCTTGGTTAGTGCTTGATTGCTTGTTCGACATGACCAGCGATGATAATGATACAAAGCCCCTGGTTCAACTTGCAATCGAATTCTTTGCCAATATGTTCTCATCTACTCCATCTCCTGTAGATCCAAACCAGCTCGCCGAAAGTAAGCATATCCTTGACCTTTTAAGGAACTGGTTAGTTGCACCAATTATTCAGTGCAAGGACAGCTTAGAATCTTCAGAATGGCAAACCTTTCCTTCTGCAACTGAAATCGCAGAATCTGGAATCAAATTCAAGAAGCTGGAAGGTGCTACAAGCATCTTGGACATTAGATTTACAAACGGCGTTCTTGAAATCCCAAATTTGTTGATTCAGGAGACAACAGAAACTATCTTCAGGAACCTCATCAGCTACGAGCAGTGTTCCCCAGAATGCTCTCCTATCATCACTTGTTACGCCATTGTTCTTGATAACCTCATCAACACTACAAAAGATGTTCAAATTCTCTGCAAAAAAGAGACCATAGATAGTTGGCTGAATCCGGAGGATGCAACCCAGTTCTTCAGCAAGCTCTACCTAGATGCTTATGTGAAAAAGTTTTACTATCTGGGGCTCTGTAAAGAAGTGCATAAATATCGCCAACGCAGATGGCCTAGATGGCGTACTGCTTATATGCACAACTATTTTGGTACTGCTTGGGCAATTGCTTCTCAGATTGTTGCTGCAATAATTTTGATTCTCACTTTCTTGCAGACCTTGTTTTCCATCATTAAATAA
- the LOC110658481 gene encoding calcium-binding protein CML38: MMNSKFQEYERVFSHFDENGDGKISPWELQRCVGAIGGELSQAEAEAAVEYSDSDGDGLLGFEDFVRFVDGGEEEEKVKDLKEAFKMYEMEESGCITPKSLKRMLSRLGQSTTIEACKTMIAQFDLNGDGVLNFDEFKVMML; this comes from the coding sequence ATGATGAACAGCAAATTCCAGGAATATGAGCGTGTGTTTAGCCACTTCGATGAGAATGGAGATGGGAAGATTTCCCCTTGGGAGTTGCAGCGATGTGTTGGTGCTATAGGCGGGGAGCTGTCCCAGGCGGAGGCGGAGGCGGCAGTTGAGTACTCGGATTCCGATGGAGATGGGTTGTTGGGTTTTGAAGACTTTGTTAGGTTTGTTGATGgaggtgaagaagaagagaaggtgaAGGATTTGAAGGAGGCTTTTAAGATGTATGAGATGGAAGAAAGTGGATGTATTACTCCTAAGAGTTTGAAAAGGATGCTTAGTAGATTAGGTCAGTCTACCACCATTGAAGCATGCAAGACTATGATTGCTCAGTTTGATCTTAATGGTGATGGAGTTCTTAATTTTGATGAGTTTAAGGTTATGATGTTATGA